The sequence CTCGTCTTATCACACCAAACCACTCGCTTTGAGTTTTTAACTTTCGTTCATGACCTCAAGTGTAAGGGGTGAATCAAGCTCCCGGTGCATTTCAGTGTCTAGTGATAATGAGAGATAGATAATTAAATTCAACACCTCGAGTGTAAGAGGTGAATACTCTTAACGAGTTATGGTAAAAACTCGTTGCGTCTCGCATTGCACTATTAGAATTAGAAAGAAGCAAAAGATCAATGCACATTAAAATTGATATTTGTACAATGGATGAATAGGATGAATTGAGTTGAGTAGATGGGATTGGGATTTGTGTCCAAGCCTTCAAGGGGTGTAATAAGTTGGGCCACACTTGCATTTCCAACCCTCGGGCTCGTAGTTTGCATACTGCACCCTCAAATGGGAGGTTTGCTTTTTGGTGGTGGGCACTTGAATGGCTTCACAGGGAGTGCACCCATAACACTTATGGTCACAGCTTGGAGGGCTTGACCCTATTTTGCTGAATTCTCTGTAGTTTGCTATTGCATTCATCTTTCCCACTCCTCCATTGATGCTCTTTGAACCCTTTAAACACAAgaaatttcaataaaattgaactgagagagagagagagagagagagagagagagagagagagagagagagagacctcttGTAGGGTAGCTAGCAAAGACTCTGGGCTTTTGCCTGTGCCTGGCCAAGCATTAACAGAATTTAGCAGAGAAACTAATGAGCTAAACCAAATACTATCAAGCCACAGTGTGCCCTCTCTGCACCCGGATTCGAATTCCCCTCTCCGTAATTAGAATAGTTTACAATATAACATGTAAGATAAAAACATCCTGAcatgaaagaggaagaagaaaaggggTTGATATGCGATGAAAATCTAAAAGAAAAACTCTATAAAAACTAAGGGgaacaagggaaaaaaaaaagatcaatatCACAGAAGAAAACAGATACATATCCAAATTCAAACTTTCCACTTGAATAAGTTGCGAGAAAAAACACACATTTTTGTATGGTAATGATTGAAAAGGACATCTTGAATTTGAAAGGAAGGAAGTGAGTAACCTGGTTGATGAACACCAGGACCTGCATTTGGAGGAAAAGGCCTGCTTGTTGCAGAAACCCAACTCAATATTTGCAGAGCTATCACAAACCAATAAACTTTCCTCATTGCTTCAACCCACAAATGATTACTGTGATTATGGTGAGTATGAttagaggggagagagagagagagagagagagagagagagagagagatttgaaaTCACTCACAACTCACAGCACAAGATGTACATGCACAAATTGATGGGAGATgtgtactatatatatatatgtgtataaatGTATATATAGGTGAAGAAAAAGCGTAGAGTACAAAAATCCAAATCCCGAAAAGCTCCGAaattttcttggttttctcTCTATCTTGCATTGGTAGAGAGAAAATTTTGCTTCACAAGCAACTGATTCTGGGGTTTCTTGTCAAACTGTGAAAAGCTCTAAAAAGTTTCCACCTTCATTGAAAACTCACTTCAAAATCCTTGTATGACCAAAGGAAGATACTgatatgctctctctctctctctagaaatatCTCTGTTTATCTCTCTGAAACCAACCCAACAGAGCAGTACTAAATGAGCGGGTCCCTAGGCCCAAAATAACAGCTCCTCCTTTGGGGTCTGGAAATTTCAAGAAATCTCAGCTCCCTTAGCTGTCTAGCTAGCTTCCACACCTATTTTTCATTAATCTGATATTATTTGCATTGCTTCAAAAGGGTATATGTGAATCCAGATTTCCCGAGGGAGTGGCAGAAGGGTTCATGTAAAGAAGTGAGAAGGAGAAAGGATCAGCACAGGAATTTAATGAGTTGTTAATACATCTATTTgggtcaacttttttttttttgcaggttGGTAGGTGGGGAACACCCAGGCTTTCTGTACCTCCATCCAATCCGGACCCTCCATGTGGACCTGCATCAGCGTGGCATTTAAGTCTTTGGAAGGCCTCGATTGTCTTGAAGCCACTTTCAGAATCCCAGATGATCACATTGACACGTTATCAACATAATCtttgctttctttgtttttgacAAACACATCCTCTCGTCTCTCTTTGCACACTCTCTGGCACACTTGTATTTCATGATTCTTCTTTCATTTCTTTGATTTAAAGGTTAGAAATAAATCTcaatgaaaaaaaaggaaacaggAGTGTATAAAGGCGGAAAAAAgttgtaaaaaaatcaataacaaCGGAAATTATTAAACTTGAACGATACACAGATAATCACTAACTATACGTAACTTCTATAACATAACCTACATGCATCAATTATCAGAAATTAATTACGCAAACAGAGGGTTGAACGCTAGTGTCTTTCCAGCATAGAATTTGTTtagtatattaatttcttgaggTTTGTGCAGTGAAAGCAAGTCCGATAAGCAAAGCTTGATAGTGCAGTGTATCTTTATCTGGCTGCTTTTCTCTAGGAAGTAATAGGCACTGCTGTGCCGTACTAATAGCAAATTTGAGTAAGAATTTGCTGCAAATATTTTGCCTAAATGGGATTATTCGGTCAGCAGTAACGTCATAAAAAGTTAGACTGCTGTAGCAACAGCACAGCACAACCCAATGTCAAAAgcatccctacttacatacatgcatatatatatatatatatatatatatatatatgctagtAAGTTCATGTTCCTAGGAATTTCTCCTTAGTAGTCAATGTGGGGGTTATCTTTAATGGAACGGCTTATAGCATAGATCGAGATATGTGGCAGTTGGACCCTTAGCCATTGAATTATACTTTTAAAAATTCAATGGCCATAGACCTTAGTTCCTGTTATAAGACCTAGTTTGGAAGTAagatgcttaaaaaaaagcacctatgaaaaaaagctgtgagggttttaggtgtttggtaaactgaaaaaaaagggcttattttgaaagctgctgtgagaataagctgaaatcaaaggaaaaagctgaagctgctatttgcagctttggaaaactgattttttttcaaagcacacggaactacagtgcttctttaatgaaaagacccactattagactgtttttttttcaaaagcacttttacaaaaaagtttaccaaacactctgctgatttatttcacagccgcttattttcacagcacaaccgcttattctcacaacagctttttttcaaagcacatcaataccaaaccagccctaagtcgTTCCACACTAGAATTTTCGGTCCATATGTTGAGTGTTACCCCAAACCTCTCTTTCTCCCACCTGAAACTACAACTAAGAGTGTGGAAGAAGGTATTGAATTGATTCATTTATTGCTATGAAGAAAGGTCAATATGTGCTATCATATGATGGTCATTCCACACCTCCCACCTGATATGCTCAATAAACTTAAGATTAAGATTGATGGGATTGAAGATTTAACCCAATTTGATAAGTTTATGAAAATTGAAACTGGttttgcttggaagtttgaatcCGATCTGAAGAAAATCGGACgcaaatcaaatttaaacttATAAGCAAATCAGATGTCAAATCAGATTCATACATTTGTGAGGATAATTCAATTTAAGTAATCGCTCAGTAAGTTAATCTCTCAGCTATAGTGAAATCAAGTCTTGTATTAAAAGCAAAATAAGGATGCTACTAGACTACAAAATGAGATTCGACTATGTAACCGGGATATATCCTATCTCTCTATTGCTCTCATCACATGACAGCACAAAAAGAGATGGAGAGACGGGGATACACTCTTACACCCAAGATTTTGCCCCACAAcacccttccccttcttccaCATACAAGACGTACCAAATGGCATCAACATTTAACCATATAGTGTTTAACCAATTCAAGTGTGCAAACCTATAGCAGATTGTGATAGAACTAGAATGGTTATGGTACTATTTAGCTTCTACATTTGTGGAGACTCATACATCCAAGTGGCGATATATAACCATCTTTCTATCTCATTTATCGCGTGACATAATCTGATTCTTCCATAAGATATTATATCGAGTTCAAATATCTGTAAAATAATATTAAGAGTATATTACTCAAAGAGTAAGCAAATGATGACCAATATTTGAGGAATCATGCAACATTTTCCTCAAAATGGCCCTATTACTCAAAGAGTAAGCAAATGATGACCAATATTTGAGGAATCATGCAACATTTTCCTCAAAATGGCCCTATTACTCAAAGAGTAAGCAAATGA is a genomic window of Malus domestica chromosome 09, GDT2T_hap1 containing:
- the LOC103453581 gene encoding EPIDERMAL PATTERNING FACTOR-like protein 1 — protein: MRKVYWFVIALQILSWVSATSRPFPPNAGPGVHQPGTGKSPESLLATLQEGSKSINGGVGKMNAIANYREFSKIGSSPPSCDHKCYGCTPCEAIQVPTTKKQTSHLRVQYANYEPEGWKCKCGPTYYTP